tataagagtcCATGtgttaatatattaatttagggaaaaaaaataaaataaaggtaAGTAGAATAAAAGCTAAAGCCACCTggagttaaaaaaaaaggcaagaaatatattaatttcttcttacttAATTTTATTAGAATAAAGgtaaggacaaaaaaaaaaatgaaacttgcgtttaatttttttcaaaacattcaAAGTGAAACAACGTCATTTCatttaaagtttttaaaacACTGAAATTGAAACGACGTCATTTCATTACAATAacccttaaaaaaaacacGCAAAGTCTTCTTTCTCGCAACGTCGTCTTCTTCGCACAGCCAATTTGTAGATTACACAGCGCCGCCTTGCTCCGCCTGGCCACGCCTTGCAACACCTCCTCACGCCTTCCCACGCTAAACATGAAACAGCCGACCACCTTAGGAGATTCTTTGTCACCTTGCTCCAATGCAAAAGCTGACGAGCGCGAAGGCATGCCTTTGAAAACACTGAACGAGACCGAGGAAATAGATCCACTGAAAATTGCAAAATGGTTGGAGATTTGAGAGTACACTGTAGAGCAATTACGGCGTGATTTCATGTTAGCTGCAAATGCAAAGTAGTAGACTAACGTTGCCAACAAAAATATCCACGACTCCCCGGTGTGTGTCGAATAAAGACTTGTTTGCGCCTTGACATTTCACTTGAAAGATGTCGATTAGCAGTGGATTCAGAAATGCAAAGATGGTATGCCATGGCATTGAGGAAATGAATCCTTGCAATAACCTGCACAATATGGTTATGTATATAATGCATGGCTACTAAGTTTGACTACCAGTAACAATATATAAAGCCCAAAAGCTTAGGGGTTAATAGGTaggttaatatatatatatatatatatatatatatatatatatatagtcccaagggattcttcaaataattttatatgagGGATATCTTTTAGGATACCCTATAATTAAACCTcatctatttttcaagtcttcattcatagatcattcttgcaaaaaataagaaaaactgaaaatcatTAGGGCATCTAATTGctaacaacaaaataaatgaatatgatgcttcaagaaaatactaaaataacaataatataatTGAGTGGTTAAATGGTTTCGAAGttaaatgattttttgcatATATGATATTTGATGGAATAGCTAAAAATAAGACGATTCGgatcattgaaaaataatgtgTGGTGGGCCTTACAAGGTTATCCCTCAATATAGAAGCtcactatatatatagcttccattgagggatccctcaaattattttatttgagggacacccttgtagGGTTTAGTCCATAATgcatttcactaatccaaaccgtctattttgtagacactcattcaaagatcatctctacaaaaaaatcacttgaatctgatatcatttgaccactcaattgaattattgaaattttagaactttcttgaagcaccatgtttattgattttataggacacaattggatattgaaatggtttccgatttgtttaaatttttgcaaggatgatctgtgaatatagacttaaaaaatagatgatttacatcgttgaaaaaaaaatcgtaagaGACTCTAaaaggtgtccctcaaattatttgaggaatccctcaatAAAATGGGactgttttatatatatatatatatatataatccagTTGGCAATAATCCAACCCATAGCTTAcattgcaaaacaaaataaaaaggtggATGGAGGGATTCTAAATCTATGGATTTCTAACAATGTATGCCAAGATTTGAACATGaaagaatgaaagaaaacaagtGGATTTCATCAAATGATTATTTGCATAGTCATTTCACATTCATTTCAAATGTCATTTAGTTATTTCAAATTCATATTCAATCTAATGCGGTTCTTGTTTATGTAGTAAATTTTGCCTTGACGTCAAATCCAAATCATTTCTTTCAAATCCTTTAATCCAAATAAAGTCCTATATAAGATTTTAGcataaattaatattcaatGTGCTATATCAAAGCCACCAAACATAAAAGTTAATCTTAAAATGAATCTCACATAATTAAGAACTCATGATCACCCAACAGCAACCATAATTAAGCATTTGTTAGACGTGTAAAATCACTCAAAACAGGGGTTTCACATAAGGGCTAGAAGTGTTGGAGAGCAAAGTGCCTAGCTACTACCTTACTTTATATGAATAACACACTTAGCCGGTTCCTACAGTTTGGAAAAAGTGGAAAATGGGCTAGCCTTCAACGATGGATATgttgttaattaaaaataaaatatgatccAGATCGGCCATGATCCATCTCTTGGTAACTGTTCTGCTCAAAACCTGCCAAGACCCCTTAAGTAAATCTTACATTTACTGTTTGCGTACAAGTAAAAgtaataacaaaatatttagcTATGCTAGGGAAGAAGTAGTTGTGGGAAATTAGGCCCTATTTGGTATCCTATTTAAAAAAGTAAACTGAAAAATtatgattcttttttaaaatatgagttttcaaatagtgattttaagatctaaaaacttgtttggtattaaactccaaactatttttaagatctaaaaaaattgaaattaaaataataaaatcataaaCACTAAtccccaaattgaaattaacaaaagaaaaggagagagagagagagctttttgggtttgagtttttaaaaatgagcCTACCAAACAGCTTTTTGGGGCAATtctatttttgagtttataaaattagatCCAAGTAGGATCCTAAACGGGCCCTTAAGTTCTGTTGTTGAAGTTGGTCTCTCATGACATGATCATGGTTGTTTGGCCATGTCTAAGATGAAAAATATAGCAACCTCCATGTACCGTACGCGTATATATAATGAGTTGATAAAGACTTGGTATATAACAAAACAGCTAGCAGAATCAGCAATAATACGAAGAAGAGAAGTAGGAGATCATTCACAGCGTATACctcttattttttgtttttccttttctggaTCTGATGCCATTTGGAGACTTTGTTGCTGCTAGGTCTCCCAACCGCAAAGCCAGTTGGGTAGACTGGGTGGTGCTGCTCCCTACTCTCCATGTATAGTAAGTATTACAAGTAAGCTTGCCACTGTGCTGGCTTTTACAATAGTACCTATATCGGGCCCTCAAACTAATTAAAGAAACAAGGCAGTCTTTCTACTTAGACCAATGAAATTGGTTAATCAGTTGATACAAGACAATGAATGGGGAAAAAGACTCATTGTAGCATCTTCTATGTAATTTACGTCAGATGCGTACAAAATTAATGGAGTGTGTTCTACTATATGTGCTGTGCAGCTGTGCTTgcccaaaaggaaaatgttaGAAAGTGAAATTGATTACGGAAAAAGTTACTTTTGGTTCATGTATGTCGtttcgtacctttaattttgttaatttatttttataatttttaattcgGAAAAATTCAGACACACTTGGATTCATTGACCTATATATGATCTTATATGagatttttgtttataaactGTTACCTCATCATAAgtgaacaaaataataatgtgATTTGTACCATATTTAATGGCCAAAATGACAGAGAGTATTACTATGTACATCacaaataacttttttttagcCCACCTCAAAATGTGATTTTATGATATATGTTTACACCCTTCTTCAATGACcatctattaaaaaattaaccaaataaataataaataatatttaaaaaaaaatatatatatatatatatatatatatatagctttgTCCTCATGCTTGGACTGTCCATACATATATGCAATCAAAATGAACATATATCATTAATTTGATATACATTGTTGACAAGTGAAATTATTTGTTGAGGTCTAGAGGTTGTTTGAGCCGGACAACTCAATAGAAGAGAGGGCTGGATCGATCCGGGTCGATCGACAATGTTTTctagtttatttttataattactcGATTTTCCTAACCTAGCCATAACCCCAACACACACGGTACCATGCCATATATTTCTTCGTGTAAGCCCTCTAGGAACACTGGTGTAGATGGCAACATTTATCCTAGACCTAGACTTTTGAAGGGATCTTGTTCAAAAAagcattatatataatttcttgTAGATTGGACTGGTGGTGACCAGCTTGATCTTATTTGACTAGAACTTTTTCATAGAAGAAAGAATGTAAAAATTatcatataataataatttagtagCCCAATTTAGCTAGTGTTGTAAGTGCACGCGTTCAAACATATtcgtttttgttcttttgtgaaACAAGGTCATTAGAATATCAAAGCATTATTTACCCCTTTTGACAAGTATGATGGCAAGCTGGTCGTTAAGGTTTTTTCTCACGCActtctgtttttatatatcCGCTAAACCCCACTACATTTAGAATTCAAAGCTAAAAGCACTtgttaaaaaaaccaaaagcaactTTAACTTTCCCTTTTCTAGTACTAGTTCTTGATGATGGGGGTCACCTTGCAGTGTGATTAGTAGAGTAAAACTTCAAAAGAGCCCGCTATTTTTCACTTGTCAAAGGCCCAAATCCAACTCTATCTTAATCAGCCCAAATCAGACCAATATATGCCTAGGtttctatctttcttttttcttttttctttaaaaaaaaaatgaaggttGTCACTTGTTGGATTTGGAAACTTGTGGACCaagataaaattataaatttataatggCATCAACAAGTTAAAGATATGGAGTTTACAGACATGCCGCAAAAGATTTTGGagttttaattatgaatttatattataaaaaccCCTATCTGTATCCTAAGCTAGATCATCAAAAACAATGGTGTTGACCCGCTCACATTCGTCTATCCATTCACTGTAGACGTCTATGGGTTCAGTCAAAGCTGTGATGGTTGTGCTGAAGCTCTCTTGGCAAATGCTGCAGAGAGCCTCTCCAATCATGTTCTTCATGTCAATGTCACATTCGACGCTGCTCCCGTGGTTGCAGAAGGGGCAACAGAATACTGTATCAAGCTTCTCCCTTGGTTTCTTAGCTACAAGCTTTGCCTTCGACGACGACTTTCTCTTCCCCATTCTTTCTTCaacaattttctgttttgagtGTTTATGTTTCAagatgctaaaatatgaaaatataggAACTTCTGTATGTTGTATTAATCTTCAaaggaggtatttatagaaagcAATAATGTCCTAATTGTACAAGGATTGTTTTCCTACACTAATTAGGatgtaaattttttcttcaaaaaaaaataaatttgaagttgttacTCATCAAGTTGGATTTGGAAACTTATCAACTAAGTCCAATACTAATCCTAGTAGGCTTAGGATTAGGTTTAATTATTCTGTTATATACACGTTTCTATTattcttgtatatatatatatatatatcggaTTTGGAAACTTGTGAATCAAGAAATCCCAGTCCTAGTCCTAATCTTAATCGTATTTGGTTTAAATTCTGAACTCTCTCCCCTATATATACACAGGTCTTTTTAGAATAGAAACCCCAAGTGTTATAGCTACTATTTCTCTTCTTGTTGAATTTGTTCTTCTAAGCGTTCTTAATTAgtgttcaattttttgatttcctttgTTTCTATATTCATGGGCATGGCTTCCAGCAACGAAATTAGAGCACCACTTAAGCCACCAATGAGTTTCATGTTGCCCCACGACATTTTCCATGGCCCAAAACCAGCACACGAATGGTACGAACATATGGATAATCATGATTATGATGATaatgatgaggaggaggaagaggaggaggaggttggTTATTGTCATTTTCATAATGATTATTGTTATCataatgatggtgatggtgatggtgatgaggATTATGATGATGGTTATGACGaggatgatgaggatgatgaggaggatgatgatgatgatgatgatgatgatgatgatgatgatagtgTTTTCTCACTGCTTGTGCAAGATGAAATTGATCAACACGAGTTTGAAAGCTTCACAAGTGATCATTATTATACTCCGTCCCTGGATGGTCATGATCAAGATCCAACCGTTGATCAAGATGATGATCAAGATCCAACCCTTTATCTAGATGGTGATTATGACGAGGGCTATTTGACAGTGCCATTGTCCCCACCAAGATCTGTATTATACTTTGACTGCAACATGTGCATGAAAGTGGCAAGAGAGCCAGTTGTGACTTCATGTGGGCATTTATATTGCTGGCCTTGTTTGTACAGTTGGTTGAATATCTACAGCGCTCACAGGGAATGCCTTGTTTGCAAGAGTAAAGTGTTTGATTCTTTGATCACTCCTATTTACAACTGCAGAGACATCAACTCTGGCTTCAAAGTGCCACCAAGACCAGAACCAAAGGGGCTTCGTCTCTCTTGAACATTTTAGTTCATATGTAGCTCggattatattttgttttttgattaTTATGCAATTCTTTTATTAGTTTATATAGATGCAAGAGTATTGTAATTCAGAAAGAAACTATATCaaatttagtttattttattatatttcttgcttctttttgttgtgtgtgtttgtttctTATTGATTTACCCTCTTATAGATTAGTCTCCTAATttacccagaaaaaaaaacaagtcttATAAGAAATGGgcattcaaagaaaaagataggACAATTGATAGAATTATTAGGCAAAGCAAAGTGTTttaagtattttatttagCATACCCAATTTAGGAATGAGATATGAGATCATTAAAACTTGTTGATGCTTGGAACATTTGAGGACTTACGTATTTGTCAAttaatacattttttttttaaaaaaagtataagtGATTGAGGGAGAGGGGGTTTacacaaaaaaataaggaGGTGAAAGAGCTTAACCAACTGAATTATACCCCACTATCCACGTTAGTATTTCTAAGCGTAAACATGTAAGATGAGTATGTGAGTTATGCTTCAATCCTTGAGCAATTATTGAATACTAAGATTTTATTAATCCTTGAGGTTTTTGCCATAAGTTCGATACACTATtggtcattttttatttattatttataaaataaaaaaaatatacctATGGAGACCATGGTAATCTAAATGGATTATCTATAATCAttattcaataattttttgttctcaTACACTATGTCATCATTGGGCTTGTATCTTTGGCAAAAACTTTTTGTAAGCCCAACCTAATTACATGCTaggcatcattcaatccaacctctttttcttttttcatatatagagGGTTATTGCGGTGAGTCATTCATATGTAGAGGTGATTTCTATTCGTAAATGCATATGGTTATCATAATGTAACACACATATTTCAATGGATGCCAATCAGTCATGCACCCAAGTTCAACTAAATACATCTTATTGCTGGACTAAAAATCAATGATCGAAAACGTTCAACTTttaattcatcattcaaggatAATCTATGCAACAAATTAGTTGAACCATGAAACTACTTATCCATATTTTCGTTTCAGTTTTATGTAaagaattttgtttgttttgcacATTTTATATGACCAAACGACTTCAAACTCTTAAAGGATAACTTAAAAGGTATATTGTTCTCATTGttgaaatatattattgaGTAATTCTATAAAAATGTGTATACTTTTCTTACAATATGAACATTATTTATTAAcatagaaattgaaattgcaGAATTCCAGATTCACATATAACATTCTTGCAATTGCGGGATCCTGAAATTGAAGCTCTTGGTCTATATTGTTGtacataaaattttataacaaTTAACTCCAAGCTCAACTCAATAATTAAACTCGACCCTTATGACTTTCTTGAGCAGGAGTCAATCTTTGCTTGCAATTTGTAAGCTCATTCATCCATGCACATATTCTATCACTCAAAACTCCAAAAGTCAGATGTGTCGCACGAGAGTGAAACGTGTGCGTTGGTCGATATGACACATCAACATTTGAAGCTGAAATTGGAAATAAATCCTCACACAACACAAGTCATAAAATACTGATAGCAAGCATCATATACATGAACTTATTTTCAATCAATCTCTATCTGGTCTAAATCTGGACCCCACAcctcaaaaaaacaaaaccaaaaagaaaaagacaattaaaatcagaaaaaattgggaaaaaattataattttgctTGAGCTTGAGTTTTCTCTTTTGtcgaaaaaattaaaagaaaaggccAAGTAAGGCCCAATACACTGCACGACAAACCCgccatcttttatttttttacccgGTCCTAGCCGTCCGGTTTCAGCAGCGTCGCCATCGTCGCAACGGTATACGTTCCGACGACGTCGTGGACCGTGAGATTGATTCCCAGATTGGCTGAAGGAAAGGACTATCCTCAATCAGGTAAACGTAATTTTGAccccaaattttcaattctctgtttcttccttcatgtttgttttgtgttctGTTTGCTTGCTGGGAAAGTGTGgggaatgaaaataaaatgtaataaatcacatttttttaagagaaaacATGAGTACTTGAATGGCAATAGATTTATATGGAAAGGGTTTCTTTCTAATTGAATGGTTCTGTGAAAGACTGCatctttgaataaaaattgggttttgttgCTCATAGGGTCCTATTGTTGGCAATTTAAATCTGAAGCACACCTTCTTGTGGGAGTGTTAAGTTTCTGAGTTGTATGAGAATTTGTTATTCTCTAATGAACCAGACCAGAGGGTCTTCACTAATAGTTTGATCTTAAATTtaaccccccaaaaaaagagtGGTGCTTGGTGATTGTTGGTAACTTAGTATGAACAAGTTGGGTCTAGATGGGGTTACAAAATATCCAGTTTAGTCACTTTGGTTGGGTGTTCCATGTTAGAAGGGGCATTTCGATACCCCGGAATAGTGAAAACCAGTTCACTGTTGTAAATCTTGCATCCCTAAATTGGGGAGATTTGGTGAGGCGAATTTTGCAAGTTGTGGTACAACTACCCGTTTGAGCTGTTTGAGGAACCTTCATGTCAAAAGGCAATAGTAAAGATGATTTCAGGATCTGCTTGCAAATTATATATCGATCCATAAGGGATTCTTATGCTTAGCCTAATGCACATGACGTTTGAAAGTTCATATGTTTATTGGTCTGCTTTTAAGGTTATGATATGGACTTTTCTTGCGTTATAGGAATAATCTATATGATTCATGAACCCAGAGgccattatcttttttctaAGTCTTGTGCTTTCTActatttctctttcatttaattttatgttcaTATGTTTCAGAGTGCAAAGCATAGGCCCTAATCAAAGTTATACTCGACTTGTAATTAAAGAATGGCATGTTTAGCTCAACCTCCATTCATGATGTCTACCAATTCAGTTC
Above is a window of Prunus persica cultivar Lovell chromosome G2, Prunus_persica_NCBIv2, whole genome shotgun sequence DNA encoding:
- the LOC109947414 gene encoding uncharacterized protein LOC109947414, coding for MDNHDYDDNDEEEEEEEEVGYCHFHNDYCYHNDGDGDGDEDYDDDEIDQHEFESFTSDHYYTPSLDGHDQDPTVDQDDDQDPTLYLDGDYDEGYLTVPLSPPRSVLYFDCNMCMKVAREPVVTSCGHLYCWPCLYSWLNIYSAHRECLVCKSKVFDSLITPIYNCRDINSGFKVPPRPEPKGLRLS